The Opitutus sp. ER46 genome contains the following window.
CTGCTCCCGCCGGACGCCCGCCCCGCCCGCGCCCACGCCGGTGCGCGTCGTCACGCCCGTCCTCACCGAGGAGGTGCCGGAACTGCGCTTCGCCGCGACGCTGGCGGCACAAAGCCAGGTGACGCTCGTCTTTCGCACCGGCGGCTACGTCGAGTCCATCGCGCAGCGCATCGACGCCCGCGGTGCGGCCCGCCCGATTGAGGTCGGCGATGTCGTCGCCGCCGGCGAACCGCTGGCCACCGTCCGACAGCAGGACTATGCGGACCAACTCGCCCAGGCCGAAGGCGTCGTTGGCCAGGCCCAGGCCGCCGCCGAGAAAGCCGCCGCCGACTTCGATCGCGCCGAGCGATTGTTCGCCGCGACCAGCCTCACCCAGGTCCAGTTCGACGCCTACAAAGCCCAGCGTGACGCGAGCGCCGCCGCCCTGAAAAGCGCCCGGGCGGTGCTCGCCCAGGCCGGCAGTGCCCGTCACGACAGCGTCGTGCGCGCGCCGTTTCCCGGCCGGGTCGTGCAACGGCAGGTGGAGGTCGGCGCCCTCGTCGGGCCCGCCACCCCGGCGTTCGTCGTCGCCGACACCCGCACGCTGAAAGTGGTGTTCGCCGTCGCCGACACCGTGGTGGGCCGCCTCCACGCGGGTGACCGGATCACGCTGAGCACCGCCTCGCAGCCCGAATCATTTCCCGGGGAAATCAGTGCCGTGGCCGCCGCCGCCGACGCCCGCACGCGCTTGTTCGCGGTGGAGGCGCTGATCGCCAACGTCGACGGCCGACTCAAACCGGGGCTCGTCGCCACCGTCATCCTCAACCACGCCGGCCCGACGGCCGCGCAACTCACCATTCCGCTTTCCGCCCTGGTGCGATCATCCACCGCGGCGGACGGCTTTGCCGTCTTCGTCGTCGAAACCAACCAGGGCCGCAGCATCGTCCGCGAGCGCCCCGTCACCCTTGGTCCCACGGTGGGCAACCGGCTGGTCGTGCGCCACGGGCTCACCCCCGCCGATGCCATCGTCGCCGTCGGCGTGACCGACCTGCACGACGGGGCGACCGTCGCCATCGTGCCCTGACCCTCGGCGCCTCTCCCCGCCATGGCCCATCGT
Protein-coding sequences here:
- a CDS encoding efflux RND transporter periplasmic adaptor subunit; its protein translation is MHRPFLRLAPASRMLLAALTLAAAGCSRRTPAPPAPTPVRVVTPVLTEEVPELRFAATLAAQSQVTLVFRTGGYVESIAQRIDARGAARPIEVGDVVAAGEPLATVRQQDYADQLAQAEGVVGQAQAAAEKAAADFDRAERLFAATSLTQVQFDAYKAQRDASAAALKSARAVLAQAGSARHDSVVRAPFPGRVVQRQVEVGALVGPATPAFVVADTRTLKVVFAVADTVVGRLHAGDRITLSTASQPESFPGEISAVAAAADARTRLFAVEALIANVDGRLKPGLVATVILNHAGPTAAQLTIPLSALVRSSTAADGFAVFVVETNQGRSIVRERPVTLGPTVGNRLVVRHGLTPADAIVAVGVTDLHDGATVAIVP